One segment of Triticum aestivum cultivar Chinese Spring chromosome 2A, IWGSC CS RefSeq v2.1, whole genome shotgun sequence DNA contains the following:
- the LOC123191716 gene encoding uncharacterized protein: MPHRVYRQFGLFMPHPPEFVDTDIVLHALDRKKQRKIKDWAKHHNKYVIQWELALEQARAGKRAKLREHCPIAFNNYLTWFLGVTRVEVCKPAYDDKILEEPTVFDEVAQHEYNALVRKGNSVIPAGPMMNFVVRSAYELKPRKGINKYTPEDFTQRGKRTVGTSQMAALDDYLDDDVDDDVDDVEEQEPEQERVRLPRKVKKIPSKRGGGTSKRGRK, encoded by the exons atGCCACATCGGGTGTACCGGCAGTTTGGTTTGTTCATGCCACACCCGCCGGAGTTTGTGGACACGGATATAgtgctacacgc gttggataggaaaaagcagcggaagatcaaggattgggccaagCATCACAACAAGTATGTCATACAGTGGGAGCTTGCTTTGGAGCAAGCTAGGGCTGGAAAACGAGCCaagcttcgtgagcactgcccgattgcgttcaacaactatctcacatggtttctaGGCGTCACTCgtgtggaggtatgcaagccggcgTATGATGATAAGATTTTGGAAGAACCCACCGTCtttgatgaggtagcccagcacgagtacaacgcattagtcaggaaaggcaactccGTGATCCCTGCGGggccaatgatgaactttgtg gttcggtctGCATACGAGTTAAAGCCTAGGAAGGGAATCAACAAATACACACCTGAGgacttcacccaaagaggcaaaaggacggtcggcacctcgcAGATGGCTGCTTTGGACGACTATTTGGATGACGATGTGGATGACGATGTGGATGACGTGGAGGAACAGGAGCCAGAGCAGGAGCGGGTTCGTCTTCCTAGGAAAGTGAAGAAGATACCCTCCAAGAGAGGGGGAGGAACCAGCAAGCGCGGAAGGAAGTAG